Proteins co-encoded in one Waddlia chondrophila WSU 86-1044 genomic window:
- the rpsC gene encoding 30S ribosomal protein S3 produces MGQKVNPIGFRLVRKKDWRSKWFANKQEFGDFLVEDRRIREYLLKKSQLVGTSKIKIRRMSEKIEVTIVTARPGLVIGKKGAEIDALKTELYKLTGKQVWVEVEEIKRPDADAQVVADGIAKQLERRIPFRRALKKAIQSSLDAGAVGIKVQTSGRLGGAEIARTEWYKEGSIPLHTLRANIDYATSRAETTYGTIGVKVWINRGDDNYSKKENG; encoded by the coding sequence ATGGGACAAAAAGTAAATCCGATTGGATTCCGTTTGGTTCGAAAAAAAGACTGGAGATCAAAATGGTTTGCTAATAAGCAAGAATTCGGCGATTTCCTTGTTGAAGACCGCCGGATTCGGGAATATCTGTTAAAAAAATCGCAGCTTGTAGGGACCTCCAAGATCAAAATTAGGCGAATGAGTGAAAAAATAGAAGTGACAATTGTCACTGCTCGTCCAGGCCTTGTCATTGGTAAAAAAGGCGCAGAAATTGACGCTCTTAAAACCGAGCTCTACAAACTTACAGGCAAGCAGGTTTGGGTTGAAGTTGAAGAGATTAAAAGACCTGATGCAGATGCGCAAGTTGTTGCAGATGGTATTGCTAAGCAATTGGAAAGAAGAATCCCTTTCCGCAGGGCCTTAAAGAAGGCGATCCAGTCATCGCTCGATGCTGGTGCTGTTGGAATTAAAGTTCAAACTTCCGGACGATTGGGCGGTGCTGAGATTGCTCGAACCGAATGGTATAAAGAAGGCAGTATTCCTCTTCATACGTTGAGAGCGAATATTGACTATGCGACAAGCAGGGCTGAAACCACATACGGAACGATTGGGGTTAAAGTTTGGATTAACCGAGGCGATGACAACTACAGTAAGAAGGAGAATGGATAA
- the rplV gene encoding 50S ribosomal protein L22 → MAENNAKAITKYVRISPRKARLAADLIRGIPVEDASLQLQYSNMKAGRLLKKTLDSAVANAETQLEARRENLIVSEVRVDEGPTFKRAKPRNRGGRHPILKRTSHFTVVVSAGEGA, encoded by the coding sequence ATGGCCGAAAATAACGCAAAAGCTATTACGAAATATGTAAGGATTAGTCCGCGAAAAGCGCGGCTTGCCGCAGATTTAATCAGAGGCATTCCTGTTGAAGATGCTTCGCTGCAGCTCCAATACAGCAATATGAAAGCTGGCCGGCTGTTGAAAAAAACATTGGACAGCGCTGTTGCCAATGCGGAGACGCAATTGGAAGCCCGTAGGGAAAATTTAATCGTCAGTGAAGTTCGTGTTGACGAGGGGCCAACTTTTAAAAGAGCGAAACCTCGAAACAGGGGCGGACGTCATCCGATTTTAAAAAGAACGAGTCACTTTACTGTTGTTGTAAGTGCAGGAGAAGGAGCGTAA
- the rpsS gene encoding 30S ribosomal protein S19 → MAKRSLKKGFFVDHHLLKKVDDQNEAGTKKPIKTWSRRSMIIPDMVGHTFEVHNGHKFLTVFVSENMVGHRLGEFSPTRVFKGHPVKK, encoded by the coding sequence ATGGCAAAAAGATCGCTTAAGAAAGGGTTTTTTGTAGACCACCATCTGCTGAAAAAAGTTGATGACCAAAATGAAGCTGGAACCAAAAAACCAATTAAAACCTGGTCGCGCCGATCAATGATTATTCCAGATATGGTAGGACATACATTTGAGGTTCACAATGGCCACAAATTTCTGACTGTATTTGTATCTGAGAATATGGTGGGACACCGTTTAGGCGAATTTTCTCCTACCCGCGTGTTTAAAGGACACCCAGTTAAGAAATAA
- the rplB gene encoding 50S ribosomal protein L2, giving the protein MLKKYRPRTPGTRQLILPKREQLTRPNKNNRKVVEPTKSLLLPKKRTNGRNNLGRITCRHKGGGHKRKYRIVDFKRDKWNIPAKVASIEYDPNRSAYIALLNYVDGEKRYIIAPQGLKEGAVVMTSDKPPYSVGCCMKLKDMPLGSVVHCIEMIPGRGAKLVRSAGMSAQLMARSGGYATLRMPSGEVRMVNESCKASFGSVSNPEHSLRVEGKAGRNRWKGIRPTVRGTAMNPVDHPHGGAEGRNKGNIPQTPWAMYTKGYRTRSISKSRKLIVKDRRKK; this is encoded by the coding sequence ATGTTAAAGAAGTACCGGCCAAGAACACCAGGAACGAGACAATTGATCCTTCCAAAGAGGGAACAACTCACACGTCCGAATAAAAATAACAGAAAGGTTGTTGAACCAACAAAATCACTACTTCTGCCTAAGAAAAGGACAAACGGAAGAAATAATCTTGGAAGAATCACCTGTCGTCACAAAGGTGGAGGACACAAGAGAAAATACCGCATCGTAGATTTCAAAAGAGATAAATGGAATATTCCTGCAAAAGTTGCCTCGATTGAATATGATCCTAACCGATCAGCTTATATTGCCCTTCTCAATTATGTAGATGGTGAAAAACGGTATATTATTGCTCCTCAAGGGTTGAAAGAGGGTGCTGTTGTGATGACTAGCGACAAGCCTCCTTATTCTGTTGGATGCTGCATGAAGCTTAAAGATATGCCGTTGGGTTCGGTCGTTCATTGTATTGAGATGATCCCCGGACGCGGTGCTAAATTGGTCAGATCGGCAGGGATGTCTGCACAGTTGATGGCGCGCAGCGGCGGTTATGCGACTTTGCGTATGCCTTCCGGAGAGGTGCGCATGGTCAATGAAAGTTGCAAAGCAAGTTTTGGTTCCGTTTCCAATCCTGAACACAGCTTGAGGGTTGAAGGGAAAGCTGGAAGGAACCGTTGGAAGGGGATTCGCCCGACTGTCCGGGGAACTGCCATGAACCCTGTTGACCACCCGCACGGTGGTGCTGAAGGAAGAAACAAAGGTAACATTCCTCAAACTCCTTGGGCTATGTATACCAAAGGATATCGTACCAGATCGATTTCCAAGTCAAGAAAACTTATTGTTAAAGATCGTAGGAAAAAATAA
- the rplW gene encoding 50S ribosomal protein L23, producing MQKKDPYQVVKSIHVTEKAMTLQQLVNNDSNRCVQRCESPKYVFVVDKRANKNEIAEAVEQIYKENNIKVVSVNTINLKPKKRRVRGRAGFRPGIKKAIVTLEKGDTIENI from the coding sequence ATGCAAAAGAAAGATCCCTATCAAGTCGTTAAAAGTATCCACGTGACAGAAAAGGCAATGACTTTGCAGCAGCTGGTCAATAACGACAGCAATCGATGCGTTCAGCGTTGCGAAAGCCCAAAATACGTTTTTGTCGTGGATAAACGCGCGAATAAGAACGAAATTGCTGAGGCAGTGGAGCAGATTTACAAAGAGAACAACATCAAAGTTGTTTCTGTAAATACGATTAATCTTAAACCGAAAAAACGCCGAGTGCGAGGGCGCGCGGGATTTCGTCCTGGAATTAAAAAGGCGATCGTGACCCTTGAAAAGGGCGATACTATCGAGAATATCTAA
- the rplD gene encoding 50S ribosomal protein L4 — protein sequence MTELKKYNLEGKETGSVEANAKITESSIHSQLIKEYIVAIRKNARQWSANTKGRSEVKHTTKKPHRQKGTGRARQGSLVAPQFRGGGVVFGPKPKFDQHVRINKKEKRSAIRFLLGEMMRENRMIVLENAMMDKPKTKTLAAFIKKANLGKRVLFLAEGKHEEIQTAHKTVAVSVKCNDHENFRKSLNNIPKTQFALAKNVNGYDLMLADNIVVTEAALEEINHWLA from the coding sequence ATGACTGAATTAAAGAAGTATAATCTTGAAGGCAAGGAGACGGGTTCTGTAGAGGCTAACGCGAAGATTACAGAATCAAGCATTCATTCTCAATTGATCAAAGAGTATATCGTGGCAATTCGCAAAAACGCCCGTCAGTGGTCTGCGAATACTAAAGGGCGTTCTGAGGTGAAGCACACGACAAAGAAACCTCATAGGCAAAAAGGGACAGGTCGAGCACGTCAAGGATCTCTGGTTGCTCCTCAATTCCGTGGCGGTGGTGTTGTTTTTGGCCCTAAGCCGAAATTTGATCAACACGTGCGTATCAATAAAAAAGAAAAAAGATCGGCAATTCGATTCCTTCTCGGTGAAATGATGAGAGAGAACCGGATGATTGTTCTCGAAAATGCGATGATGGATAAGCCTAAAACCAAAACGTTGGCAGCTTTCATTAAGAAAGCAAACCTTGGGAAAAGAGTATTGTTTTTGGCTGAAGGGAAGCATGAGGAAATTCAGACGGCGCATAAGACAGTCGCTGTTAGTGTCAAGTGCAACGATCATGAGAACTTCAGAAAAAGTTTAAACAATATTCCAAAAACGCAATTCGCTTTGGCAAAAAACGTGAACGGTTACGACTTGATGTTGGCGGACAATATTGTTGTGACGGAAGCTGCGTTGGAAGAAATCAATCATTGGCTAGCTTAG
- the rplC gene encoding 50S ribosomal protein L3 → MALKLMGKKRGMTHLFDEKGNVVVCTVIEMEPNVVTQIKTQGTDGYDAVQVGFDKVTTKDPRTMDQRVKKPLRGHFKKAGVEPRRHMLESRLSDVTGYQVGQEFDVTAFNEVKFIDATAISIGKGFQGAMKLHGFSGMPASHGAKKNHRSLGSTGGRSTPGRCFPGGKRASQMGNRQVTIQNLEIVQIIPEENVVVVKGSIPGPKNGVVTMRQAVKKAGA, encoded by the coding sequence ATGGCTCTTAAACTAATGGGAAAGAAGCGTGGAATGACGCACCTTTTTGATGAAAAGGGGAATGTTGTCGTCTGTACCGTTATCGAAATGGAACCCAATGTTGTTACGCAAATCAAAACGCAAGGGACAGACGGATACGATGCGGTTCAGGTTGGATTTGACAAAGTAACAACGAAAGATCCTCGAACAATGGATCAGCGTGTTAAAAAGCCTTTGAGAGGTCATTTTAAGAAGGCTGGTGTCGAGCCAAGAAGGCATATGTTGGAATCTAGATTGTCTGATGTAACGGGTTACCAAGTAGGGCAGGAATTTGATGTGACAGCATTTAACGAAGTGAAATTTATTGATGCGACAGCGATATCTATCGGCAAGGGGTTTCAAGGAGCAATGAAGCTGCACGGTTTTAGCGGAATGCCTGCTTCTCACGGTGCTAAAAAGAATCATAGAAGCTTGGGCTCTACAGGTGGACGGTCGACTCCCGGACGTTGTTTTCCTGGAGGCAAGCGTGCAAGTCAGATGGGAAATCGGCAAGTAACTATTCAAAATTTAGAGATTGTACAAATTATTCCGGAAGAAAATGTCGTCGTCGTCAAAGGATCGATTCCAGGGCCAAAAAATGGTGTGGTTACGATGAGACAAGCTGTGAAAAAGGCAGGTGCGTAA
- a CDS encoding SLBB domain-containing protein, translating into MKKPALPFYEHLFAIMIVGFFVFIIFLNYWFSERDVIVDKQHPQFIQNPFVEVVVEGKVKKPGTYRVKKGSLVREVVEMAEVEENANLDRIKLDSKLTRRRKINIR; encoded by the coding sequence ATGAAAAAGCCTGCGCTTCCATTTTACGAACATTTGTTCGCTATCATGATCGTAGGCTTTTTTGTATTTATTATTTTTTTAAACTACTGGTTTTCCGAACGCGATGTCATTGTTGATAAGCAGCATCCCCAATTTATTCAAAATCCTTTCGTAGAGGTTGTTGTGGAAGGTAAAGTTAAAAAACCCGGAACCTATCGAGTCAAAAAAGGCTCTTTGGTTAGAGAGGTTGTTGAGATGGCTGAAGTTGAGGAAAATGCAAATTTAGACAGGATAAAATTAGATAGCAAGCTGACAAGACGTAGAAAAATCAACATTCGTTGA